A genomic segment from Bryobacteraceae bacterium encodes:
- the folE gene encoding GTP cyclohydrolase I FolE — protein MKKPAAPPAQPADPIADSVHTIIRELGEDPAREGVARTPQRASKALRYLTSGYQAELGSIVNGALFQVDYDEMVIVKDIEFYSLCEHHMLPFFGKIHVAYLPKGRVIGLSKIPRIVDVFARRLQVQERLTAQVADAIAGITKPRGVGVVCEAQHFCMMMRGVEKQGSSTVTSSMLGAFRRQRETRNEFLSLIRRVGH, from the coding sequence ATGAAGAAACCCGCCGCGCCCCCGGCCCAACCTGCTGACCCGATCGCGGACAGCGTCCACACCATCATTCGCGAACTTGGCGAGGACCCTGCCCGCGAGGGAGTCGCTCGGACGCCCCAGCGGGCCAGCAAGGCTCTCCGTTATCTCACGTCCGGATACCAGGCAGAGCTTGGTTCCATCGTCAACGGAGCCCTCTTCCAGGTGGACTATGACGAGATGGTGATCGTGAAGGACATCGAATTCTATAGCCTTTGCGAGCACCACATGCTGCCCTTCTTCGGCAAGATTCACGTCGCCTATTTGCCGAAGGGCCGCGTCATCGGTCTCAGCAAGATTCCCCGTATCGTCGACGTGTTCGCGCGGCGCCTGCAGGTTCAGGAAAGGCTTACCGCGCAGGTCGCCGACGCCATCGCCGGCATCACCAAGCCCCGCGGAGTTGGCGTCGTGTGTGAAGCCCAGCACTTCTGCATGATGATGCGCGGCGTCGAAAAGCAGGGATCCTCCACGGTCACATCTTCCATGCTCGGCGCCTTCCGCCGCCAGCGCGAGACCCGGAACGAGTTCCTGTCTCTCATCCGCCGTGTGGGTCACTAG
- a CDS encoding 6-carboxytetrahydropterin synthase translates to MTSRLTRQYRFSASHRLHSPALSAEANSETYGKCNNPFGHGHDYVLQVCVAGPIDRETGLIADIRAVDRIVEENALRLFRDTNLNDLPAFSAVVPTTENLALLADDLIRRAWPASLAPLAGVRILETRRNTFETSGIRS, encoded by the coding sequence ATGACGTCCCGGCTCACCCGCCAATATCGATTCTCCGCCTCCCACCGGTTGCATTCGCCGGCGCTGAGCGCCGAAGCCAACAGCGAAACCTACGGTAAGTGCAACAACCCGTTCGGCCACGGGCACGACTACGTGCTCCAGGTCTGCGTCGCTGGCCCCATCGATCGGGAGACCGGGCTCATCGCGGACATCCGCGCCGTGGATCGTATCGTCGAAGAAAACGCGTTGCGCCTGTTTCGCGACACCAACCTCAATGACCTTCCCGCTTTCTCGGCAGTCGTTCCCACCACGGAGAACCTCGCCCTTCTCGCGGACGACCTGATCCGCCGCGCATGGCCCGCGTCGCTTGCGCCCCTGGCCGGTGTTCGTATCCTCGAGACGCGCCGCAACACATTCGAAACTTCCGGAATTCGCTCATGA
- a CDS encoding 6-carboxytetrahydropterin synthase has protein sequence MFITRRAEFSASHACYRPDWSAERNREVYGDASNPRGHGHNYVVEVTLAGQPDPVTGMIVDLKDVKTVIEDKVLGPFDHRFLNHEVPPFDTVVPTPENIAREIWRRLAPSFTGPARLANVRLFETDDLFVDYAE, from the coding sequence ATGTTCATTACCCGCCGAGCCGAGTTCTCCGCCTCGCATGCCTGCTACCGCCCAGACTGGTCAGCCGAACGCAACCGCGAGGTCTACGGCGATGCCTCCAACCCGCGCGGTCATGGCCACAACTACGTCGTCGAAGTCACACTCGCCGGCCAGCCCGACCCCGTCACCGGTATGATCGTCGACCTCAAGGACGTCAAGACCGTCATTGAAGACAAGGTCCTCGGGCCCTTCGACCACCGCTTTCTTAACCACGAAGTGCCGCCGTTCGATACCGTGGTTCCGACGCCCGAAAACATCGCCCGCGAGATCTGGCGCCGGCTGGCGCCCTCCTTCACTGGACCCGCGCGCCTGGCAAACGTGCGGCTGTTTGAGACCGACGACCTCTTCGTGGACTACGCCGAATGA
- a CDS encoding TlpA disulfide reductase family protein, giving the protein MKTRTTDRLLQYLLTGALAVLAVVIWDATRNKVVGVNDTAPEFSVTAASGKTVSRSSFGGKLLVLNFWASWCGPCVQEMPTLEALHEAGKDRGLVLLGISVDKNEKSYRRFLERHKPGFLTAHDPEQRINDSYGTYRYPETYVIDASGSVLLKKIGVLDQETVKQILGMLG; this is encoded by the coding sequence ATGAAAACGCGAACCACCGATCGGCTCCTGCAATATCTACTCACCGGCGCACTTGCGGTGCTGGCGGTGGTGATCTGGGACGCCACACGGAACAAGGTGGTTGGGGTGAACGACACGGCGCCGGAGTTTTCGGTGACGGCGGCAAGCGGCAAGACGGTGTCTCGCTCTTCGTTCGGCGGAAAGCTGCTGGTACTGAACTTCTGGGCGTCCTGGTGCGGTCCGTGCGTCCAGGAAATGCCTACGCTCGAGGCGCTTCACGAAGCGGGTAAGGACCGCGGCCTGGTCCTGCTCGGCATCAGTGTAGACAAGAACGAGAAGAGCTACCGGCGTTTTCTCGAGCGGCATAAGCCGGGCTTCCTGACGGCGCACGATCCCGAGCAGCGAATCAACGACAGCTACGGGACATACCGGTACCCGGAAACCTACGTGATCGACGCGTCGGGTAGCGTGCTTCTGAAGAAGATCGGCGTTCTCGACCAGGAGACGGTGAAGCAGATCCTGGGGATGCTCGGATGA